A window of the Gemmatimonadota bacterium genome harbors these coding sequences:
- a CDS encoding 2-oxo acid dehydrogenase subunit E2, whose product MATEFKLPDLGEGVEAGDVVSVLVAEGDTIEVDQSVVELETDKALVEVPSSVAGTITKIHISAGDRVPVGSLLISVEEGEQQVTATPEPEAEAPTPAPEEKPEPTPVAEAPEPTPSAPRPPAPTSNGDPIPAAPSTRRLARELGVDLTQVAGSGPGGRISQDDIKAAVRDRQTGGLAPTAPVELPDFSRWGNIERQPLSKVRQIIAKNMSQAWQQVAHVTQFDRADVTDLEAFRQRNKEKAEALGAKLTPTVLALKAIITALKTFPQFNASLDAGANEIILKHYYNLGIAVDTERGLLVPVIKDVDRKDILELALELGDISQRARTGKIGLDELQGGTFTVTNLGSLGVGEFTPIVNHPEVAILGFGRAREEATVREGRIEPRLIMPLALSYDHRVIDGADGARFMRKIVDALENPELMLMGG is encoded by the coding sequence GTGGCAACCGAATTTAAACTTCCCGATCTCGGCGAAGGTGTAGAAGCTGGCGATGTTGTCAGCGTACTCGTTGCCGAAGGCGACACCATTGAAGTCGATCAAAGCGTGGTCGAACTCGAAACCGACAAAGCCCTCGTTGAAGTACCCAGCAGTGTTGCTGGCACCATCACAAAAATACACATCAGTGCCGGAGACCGCGTGCCCGTAGGCAGCTTATTGATCTCCGTTGAAGAAGGCGAACAACAAGTCACAGCAACCCCTGAACCGGAAGCCGAAGCACCAACTCCTGCACCAGAAGAAAAGCCCGAACCCACGCCTGTCGCCGAAGCACCCGAACCAACACCTTCCGCACCCAGGCCACCTGCACCCACATCCAACGGCGACCCCATTCCCGCAGCCCCATCCACGCGGCGGCTCGCGCGAGAACTCGGCGTAGATCTCACCCAGGTCGCCGGTTCAGGCCCCGGTGGACGCATCTCACAAGACGATATCAAAGCCGCTGTGCGCGACCGACAAACAGGTGGTCTCGCACCAACAGCACCCGTCGAATTACCCGACTTCTCGAGATGGGGCAACATCGAGCGCCAACCCCTCAGCAAAGTTCGGCAGATTATTGCAAAAAATATGAGCCAAGCCTGGCAACAGGTGGCTCATGTCACGCAATTTGATCGCGCAGACGTCACAGACCTCGAAGCATTTCGGCAGCGCAACAAAGAAAAAGCCGAAGCATTGGGAGCCAAACTGACGCCGACGGTCCTCGCGCTAAAAGCAATCATCACCGCGCTAAAGACCTTTCCGCAATTCAATGCCAGCCTCGATGCAGGTGCCAATGAAATTATACTCAAACACTACTATAATCTCGGCATCGCCGTTGACACCGAGCGCGGCTTGCTCGTTCCCGTCATCAAAGACGTCGATCGCAAAGACATCCTGGAACTGGCCCTCGAACTCGGCGACATCAGCCAGCGCGCGCGCACTGGCAAAATTGGCCTCGACGAATTGCAAGGCGGCACATTCACCGTCACCAACCTGGGCAGCCTGGGCGTAGGCGAATTTACCCCCATCGTCAATCACCCCGAAGTTGCAATATTGGGATTTGGACGCGCAAGAGAAGAAGCCACCGTACGCGAAGGCCGCATCGAACCCCGCCTCATCATGCCTCTGGCACTGTCTTATGATCACCGCGTTATTGACGGCGCCGACGGTGCGCGATTCATGCGAAAAATCGTCGATGCGCTCGAAAACCCGGAACTCATGCTCATGGGCGGATAA
- the ilvD gene encoding dihydroxy-acid dehydratase, producing MAKLNKYSSQITQKKSQGGSQAMLYATGLTRADMDKAQVGIASVWYEGNPCNMHLNDLAAETKKGVTEAGCVGMRFNTIGVSDGISMGTDGMSFSLQSRDLIADSIETLMGAQWYDGLIALPGCDKNMPGVVMAMGRLNRPALMIYGGTIKPGCATIQGEERKLDIISAFQSYGEFLTDSLSDAERQEIVEHACPGAGACGGMYTANTMASAIECMGLSLPYSSCTPAEDPDKHAECIRAGHAVRALLEADLKPRDIVTKQSFLNAIRLAVVTGGSTNIVLHLLAIARAYDIDLDIDEFQHISNKTPLLCDLKPSGRYVMEELHDIGGTPAMMKLLLDADLIDGDQMTVTGKTIAENLADIKNLPPYGTGEGQQDIVSPFNDPIKPTGHLQILRGNLAPEGSVGKITGKEGEVFKGAANVFDCEEDMLAALEQGKIEKGNVIIIRYEGPKGGPGMPEMLTPTSALAGAGLVQDVALITDGRFSGGSHGFLIGHVVPEAIEGGPIALVQTGDQVTIDSQKGEINMDISAEELEKRRAAWTQPPYKANRGTLYKYIKNVKTASEGCVTDE from the coding sequence ATGGCAAAACTGAATAAGTACAGCTCACAGATCACCCAAAAAAAATCCCAGGGCGGATCTCAGGCCATGCTCTATGCCACCGGACTGACGCGCGCCGACATGGACAAAGCGCAGGTCGGCATCGCCTCGGTCTGGTATGAAGGCAACCCGTGTAACATGCACCTCAACGATCTCGCCGCCGAAACCAAAAAAGGCGTCACCGAAGCCGGATGCGTTGGCATGCGTTTCAACACCATCGGCGTATCCGACGGCATATCCATGGGCACAGACGGCATGTCCTTCTCCCTTCAATCCCGTGACCTCATAGCCGACTCCATCGAAACCCTCATGGGCGCGCAATGGTACGATGGCCTGATCGCATTGCCCGGCTGCGACAAAAACATGCCCGGCGTGGTCATGGCAATGGGACGCCTCAACCGCCCTGCCCTGATGATCTACGGCGGCACCATCAAACCCGGCTGCGCCACCATACAAGGAGAAGAACGCAAACTCGACATCATCTCTGCCTTTCAAAGCTACGGCGAATTTCTCACAGACTCGCTCAGCGATGCCGAACGCCAGGAAATCGTCGAACACGCCTGCCCCGGTGCCGGTGCTTGCGGTGGCATGTACACCGCCAATACCATGGCCAGCGCCATCGAATGCATGGGCCTCTCCTTGCCCTATTCCTCATGTACACCCGCCGAAGACCCCGACAAACACGCCGAATGCATTCGCGCCGGTCACGCTGTTCGCGCCCTGCTCGAAGCCGACCTCAAACCGCGCGACATCGTCACCAAACAATCATTCCTCAACGCCATCCGCCTCGCCGTTGTCACGGGCGGCTCTACCAATATCGTGCTCCACCTGCTCGCCATTGCCAGAGCTTATGACATAGACCTCGACATCGACGAATTTCAACACATATCCAACAAAACACCCCTCCTGTGTGACCTCAAACCCTCTGGACGTTACGTCATGGAAGAGCTTCACGACATCGGCGGAACACCCGCAATGATGAAATTGCTCCTCGACGCCGACCTCATCGACGGCGACCAGATGACAGTAACGGGCAAAACAATTGCCGAAAATCTCGCCGATATAAAAAACCTTCCCCCTTATGGCACGGGTGAAGGACAGCAAGACATCGTAAGCCCCTTTAATGACCCCATCAAGCCAACGGGGCATCTGCAAATTTTGCGTGGGAATTTGGCACCGGAAGGTTCGGTCGGAAAAATCACGGGCAAAGAAGGCGAGGTATTCAAAGGCGCAGCCAATGTATTCGACTGCGAAGAAGACATGCTCGCCGCCCTCGAACAGGGCAAAATCGAAAAAGGCAATGTCATCATCATCCGCTACGAAGGCCCCAAAGGCGGACCCGGCATGCCGGAAATGCTCACCCCCACATCAGCATTGGCCGGCGCAGGACTGGTACAGGATGTCGCGCTGATTACCGATGGGCGTTTTTCGGGCGGATCGCACGGCTTTCTCATCGGACACGTCGTGCCCGAAGCCATTGAAGGCGGGCCCATCGCCCTCGTCCAAACCGGCGATCAGGTCACCATCGACAGCCAAAAAGGCGAGATCAACATGGACATCTCTGCCGAAGAACTCGAAAAACGCCGCGCAGCCTGGACTCAACCGCCGTACAAAGCCAACCGCGGCACCCTTTACAAATACATCAAAAACGTAAAAACGGCTTCTGAGGGGTGTGTTACAGATGAGTGA
- a CDS encoding sulfatase: MKRPNILFVMTDDHTPREMSSYGNPILHTPNLDRIGNEGTRFNNCFSTNALCAPARGTVLTGYFSHVHGIRGNSERADAIEFLDPNVPTFPELLRDAGYKTALFGKYHIRQDPRGFDTWCIHPGQGVYFDPTYIDNGKEVVKEGYATDITTDMALEFLRGLDGEQPFCLVYQFKAPHRPFTPAPRHAHLFEDVEIPQPETYGDDFATRKIAALAEDMKFDISLTPDYDDIPEGLSEGEKKDWIYQRFMKDRYRTIYGVDENLGRVLDYLDEMGWADDTLVIYTSDHGYFLGDYGWYDKRFMYEPSIRIPLVVRYPNGGISGNVTDALVMNVDFAPTILDFAGVDIPEGVQGESLRPLLQGTEPDDWRRSVYYAYFEDSWVLHGKGAEAMSEPSFQYFTPHRIGPHRGVRTDRYKLIEYYAEGDYWELFDLQEDPNELRNVYGDEAYADLVAELKAELRRLQVQYGDLSV; encoded by the coding sequence ATGAAGCGACCGAATATTTTATTTGTGATGACCGATGACCATACGCCGCGCGAGATGAGCAGTTATGGGAATCCGATTTTGCATACGCCCAATCTGGACCGCATTGGGAATGAGGGTACGCGGTTTAACAATTGTTTTTCGACTAACGCACTGTGCGCGCCTGCGCGGGGTACGGTGCTGACGGGATATTTTTCACATGTCCACGGTATTCGGGGAAATTCCGAGAGGGCCGATGCGATTGAGTTTCTGGATCCAAATGTGCCGACGTTTCCCGAGTTGCTTCGCGATGCGGGATATAAGACCGCGTTGTTTGGCAAGTATCATATCCGGCAGGATCCGCGCGGTTTTGATACGTGGTGTATTCATCCCGGGCAGGGCGTGTATTTTGATCCGACGTATATCGATAATGGAAAGGAAGTCGTAAAGGAGGGGTATGCCACGGATATAACGACGGATATGGCGCTTGAATTTTTGAGGGGGTTGGATGGGGAACAGCCTTTCTGTCTGGTGTATCAGTTTAAGGCGCCACATCGGCCGTTTACGCCAGCACCCCGGCACGCGCATCTTTTTGAGGATGTTGAGATCCCCCAGCCGGAGACGTATGGCGATGATTTTGCTACGCGGAAGATTGCGGCTCTGGCTGAAGATATGAAGTTTGATATTAGTCTGACGCCCGATTACGACGATATACCCGAGGGCTTGAGTGAAGGGGAAAAGAAGGACTGGATTTATCAGCGTTTTATGAAGGATCGGTATCGCACGATTTACGGTGTGGATGAAAATCTGGGGCGGGTGCTGGATTATCTGGATGAGATGGGTTGGGCTGACGATACGCTGGTGATTTACACGTCGGATCACGGGTATTTTCTGGGTGATTACGGATGGTACGACAAGCGGTTTATGTACGAGCCGTCGATTCGCATTCCGCTGGTGGTGCGCTATCCAAATGGGGGTATAAGTGGGAATGTGACCGATGCGCTGGTGATGAATGTGGATTTTGCGCCGACGATTCTGGATTTTGCGGGTGTCGATATTCCCGAAGGCGTGCAGGGTGAGAGTTTGCGTCCGTTGCTCCAGGGGACAGAACCGGACGACTGGCGCAGGTCTGTTTATTACGCCTATTTTGAAGATTCGTGGGTGCTGCACGGCAAGGGGGCAGAGGCGATGTCAGAACCGTCGTTCCAGTATTTTACACCGCACCGCATTGGCCCGCACCGCGGCGTGCGTACGGATCGCTACAAGCTGATTGAATATTATGCCGAGGGTGATTACTGGGAGTTGTTCGATTTGCAAGAGGATCCCAATGAATTGCGAAATGTGTACGGAGATGAGGCGTACGCAGATCTGGTGGCGGAGTTGAAGGCTGAGTTGCGAAGGTTGCAGGTGCAGTATGGGGATTTGAGTGTGTAA
- a CDS encoding phytanoyl-CoA dioxygenase family protein has translation MTVQSDWAVLTDEQQQFFEDNGYLMIEDALPPDVVAELNAATDEIYDREKAAGRLEKTGKLNLRNCIVHHDAFLQLLDWPTTAPLAWQILNWNIQMITSHLIVLPSGPEPSEELKRKGGYHRDGGSSSREMTEPHPRILLKIAYAISDQTDPASGATQLVPGSNRLFGRPAIDPATGHPRGAINMNVKAGSAFIFEQRTYHGIGRNWSGFPRKTVFVGYAYRWVKPMDYIDMPDELVVRANPIQKQLLGVVSDPLSFYIPQAEDVPLKELVENGV, from the coding sequence ATGACTGTTCAATCCGATTGGGCTGTTCTCACAGATGAACAGCAGCAGTTTTTTGAGGACAATGGGTATCTCATGATCGAAGACGCGCTGCCGCCCGATGTTGTTGCCGAACTCAATGCGGCGACTGATGAAATTTACGACCGGGAAAAGGCGGCTGGTCGCCTGGAGAAAACGGGCAAGCTCAACTTGCGAAACTGCATTGTGCATCACGATGCTTTTCTTCAGTTGCTCGACTGGCCGACCACGGCGCCTCTGGCGTGGCAGATTCTCAACTGGAATATCCAGATGATTACTTCGCACCTCATTGTTTTGCCGTCTGGTCCAGAACCTTCTGAAGAATTGAAGCGCAAGGGCGGGTATCACCGCGATGGCGGTTCGTCTTCCAGGGAGATGACCGAACCCCATCCGCGCATTCTACTCAAAATTGCCTACGCCATCAGCGACCAGACAGATCCCGCATCGGGGGCGACGCAACTCGTGCCCGGGAGCAATCGGCTATTTGGCAGACCGGCGATTGATCCGGCGACGGGTCATCCGAGGGGGGCGATCAATATGAATGTCAAAGCGGGTTCGGCATTTATTTTTGAACAGCGCACCTATCACGGCATTGGCAGAAATTGGTCGGGTTTTCCGCGCAAGACCGTTTTTGTGGGTTATGCATATCGCTGGGTCAAGCCTATGGATTATATCGATATGCCGGATGAACTCGTTGTTCGCGCAAATCCCATTCAAAAACAACTCTTAGGCGTGGTCTCCGATCCGCTCAGTTTTTATATTCCGCAAGCGGAAGATGTGCCGCTCAAAGAGCTTGTGGAAAATGGTGTTTGA
- the aceE gene encoding pyruvate dehydrogenase (acetyl-transferring), homodimeric type — protein sequence MADSVAPGTFRDTDPIETEEWIESLAYVLQNGGPDRVRYLLDRLEQEAQKSLGVDIPFASHTPYINTIPHDKQLPYPGDREIERRIKSLVRWNAMAMVTRANKEADGIGGHISTFASAATLYEVGQNHFFKASNGDFSGDQVFFQGHASPGMYARAFLEGRLSTEHLENFRRELRNPGGLSSYPHPYLMPDFWQFPTVSMGLGPLVGIFQARFNRYLEDRGLKSTRDSKVWVFVGDGETDEPETLGAISLATREQLDNLIFVINCNLQRLDGPVRGNSKIIQELEQVFRGAGWNVIKIIWGDDWDALLEKDTQGLLQQRMEEVVDGQYQKYTVESGEYIRRDFFGTHPDLLKMVEHLSDEQLQKLRRGGHDPEKVYAAFKAAVEHKGAPTVILAKTIKGYGLGEAGEGRNMTHQQKKLEEDEMREFKRRFDIPISDNEVGKAPFYRPPDDSPEMQYLQQCRRDLGGYLPARSVRAKPIQAPSREVFDEAFKGTGDRQASTTMAFARLFAKLARDKDIGKLLVPIIPDEARTFGMDSLFRQLGIYSHMGQIYEPVDAGNISYYREAQDGQILEEGINEAGAMSSFICAGTAYATHGVNTIPFYIYYSMFGFQRVGDLMWLAGDIRCKGFLLGGTAGRTTLNGEGLQHEDGHSHILASSVPNCIAYDPAYAYEIAIIIQDGIRRMYKEQEDVYYYMTLGNENYEHPPMPKGVEEGIVKGIYPLKKHRMQQGQHKIQLFGSASILRETLRAQEILAAEYNISADVWSVTSYKELRRDALETERWNMLHPTRRQKKPYIVKVLEKTDGPIVAASDYMKSLPEMIRPWVPEDMTVLGTDGFGRSDTRQALRRHFEVDAECIAVAALHVLAKQGKIKREQVATAIDELGIDPEKIDPVSAGPVTTYY from the coding sequence ATGGCCGATTCTGTCGCACCAGGTACATTTCGCGATACCGATCCCATCGAAACCGAAGAATGGATCGAATCACTGGCTTATGTTCTGCAAAACGGCGGTCCCGACCGCGTGCGCTATTTGCTCGACCGCCTGGAACAAGAAGCGCAAAAAAGTCTGGGCGTTGACATACCCTTCGCATCTCATACGCCTTATATCAACACCATCCCGCACGACAAACAACTGCCCTATCCGGGCGACCGCGAAATCGAGCGCCGCATCAAAAGTCTCGTGCGCTGGAATGCCATGGCCATGGTCACCCGTGCCAACAAAGAAGCCGATGGCATTGGCGGTCACATCTCCACCTTTGCATCGGCTGCCACGCTATACGAAGTGGGTCAAAATCACTTCTTCAAAGCGTCCAATGGCGATTTCTCTGGAGATCAGGTCTTCTTCCAGGGCCATGCCTCGCCCGGCATGTATGCCCGCGCCTTCCTCGAAGGTCGGCTGAGCACCGAACACCTCGAAAACTTCCGCCGAGAACTCCGCAATCCCGGCGGCCTGTCTTCCTATCCCCATCCCTATCTCATGCCAGACTTCTGGCAATTTCCCACCGTCTCAATGGGACTTGGTCCCCTCGTAGGCATCTTCCAGGCCCGCTTCAACCGCTACCTCGAAGACCGCGGCCTCAAATCGACCCGCGACTCCAAAGTCTGGGTCTTCGTCGGCGACGGCGAAACAGACGAACCCGAAACCCTCGGCGCCATCAGCCTGGCAACCCGCGAACAACTCGACAACCTCATCTTTGTCATCAACTGCAACCTGCAACGCCTCGACGGTCCGGTGCGCGGCAATAGCAAAATCATCCAGGAACTCGAACAGGTCTTTCGCGGCGCTGGATGGAATGTCATCAAAATTATATGGGGAGACGATTGGGACGCACTACTCGAAAAAGATACCCAGGGCCTGCTCCAGCAGCGCATGGAAGAAGTCGTCGATGGTCAATACCAGAAATACACCGTCGAATCTGGCGAATACATCCGCCGCGACTTTTTCGGCACCCATCCCGACCTGCTCAAAATGGTCGAACACCTCTCGGACGAACAACTCCAAAAATTGCGTCGCGGGGGTCACGATCCCGAAAAAGTGTACGCCGCATTCAAAGCCGCTGTGGAACACAAAGGCGCACCGACTGTTATCCTGGCCAAAACCATCAAAGGCTATGGCCTGGGCGAAGCTGGCGAAGGCCGCAACATGACCCACCAGCAAAAAAAGCTCGAAGAAGACGAGATGCGTGAATTCAAGCGGCGCTTTGACATCCCCATCTCCGACAACGAAGTGGGCAAAGCACCCTTTTATCGTCCCCCCGACGACAGCCCCGAAATGCAATACTTGCAACAATGCCGCCGCGACCTCGGCGGATATTTGCCCGCCCGAAGCGTGCGTGCCAAACCCATTCAAGCACCCTCGCGCGAGGTATTTGACGAAGCCTTCAAAGGTACAGGTGACCGCCAGGCCTCTACGACCATGGCCTTTGCGCGTCTGTTTGCCAAACTCGCCCGCGACAAAGATATCGGCAAGCTCCTCGTCCCCATCATCCCCGACGAAGCCCGCACCTTTGGTATGGATTCCCTGTTTCGGCAACTCGGCATCTACTCGCACATGGGGCAGATATACGAACCCGTTGACGCGGGCAACATCAGCTACTATCGAGAAGCCCAGGACGGTCAAATTCTCGAAGAAGGCATCAACGAAGCCGGTGCCATGTCCTCATTCATCTGCGCTGGTACAGCTTATGCCACACACGGCGTCAACACCATCCCATTCTACATCTACTACTCCATGTTCGGCTTTCAGCGCGTGGGCGATCTCATGTGGCTGGCCGGCGATATCCGCTGCAAGGGCTTTCTCTTAGGCGGAACAGCCGGGCGCACCACGCTCAACGGCGAAGGTCTCCAGCACGAAGACGGGCACAGCCACATTCTCGCCTCATCCGTTCCCAACTGTATTGCCTACGACCCGGCCTATGCCTACGAAATTGCCATCATCATCCAGGACGGCATCCGGCGCATGTACAAGGAACAGGAAGATGTCTATTACTACATGACCCTGGGCAATGAAAACTACGAACACCCCCCCATGCCCAAAGGCGTTGAAGAAGGCATTGTCAAAGGCATTTATCCGCTCAAGAAGCACAGAATGCAACAGGGCCAGCACAAAATTCAGCTCTTTGGCAGTGCATCCATCCTCCGCGAAACCCTCCGCGCGCAAGAAATTCTCGCCGCCGAATACAATATTTCCGCCGACGTGTGGAGCGTCACCTCATACAAAGAATTGCGGCGGGACGCGCTTGAGACCGAGCGGTGGAACATGCTGCACCCAACACGACGTCAAAAAAAGCCGTATATCGTCAAAGTACTCGAAAAAACCGATGGCCCGATCGTCGCCGCATCCGATTACATGAAATCCCTGCCCGAAATGATCCGCCCCTGGGTACCCGAAGACATGACGGTCCTCGGCACAGATGGATTTGGGCGCAGCGACACGCGCCAGGCTCTGCGCCGACATTTTGAAGTTGACGCCGAATGCATCGCTGTGGCCGCGCTTCACGTCCTGGCAAAACAGGGCAAAATCAAACGCGAACAGGTCGCCACAGCCATCGACGAACTCGGCATCGACCCCGAGAAAATCGATCCGGTATCGGCAGGCCCGGTCACGACGTATTATTAA
- the lpdA gene encoding dihydrolipoyl dehydrogenase has translation MAETHKTDLLVIGGGPGGYTAAFRAADLGLQVTLVNADDNLGGTCLLRGCIPSKALLHVAELITEASEARTYGLTFGDPKIDLDALRGWKDNIITRLSTGLSGLVRQRKVTHLTGYAQFENSQSASISGDGDIDRVEFEHAIIATGSRPIVLPIFALDTPRILDSTTALDLDEIPKSLLVVGGGIIGLELGSVYAALGSAVTVVEMTDTLLPGTDPDLVKPLETRLRQAFSAIHTSTRVTHIEEVNTGIEVHWEGEESKTSEIFDRVLLCIGRRPNTDNIGLENTDIVPNDQGFIEVDSQMRTNDPRLFAIGDAIPGPGLAHKAAHEGKIAAEVLAGEPASFDALIPSVVYTDPEIAWVGLTETDALKQDRKVDIVRFPWAALGKAHAIGRIEGQTKLIVDPYTQRVLGMGIVGPHAGDLIAEGVLAIEMAAVAEDIAHTIHPHPSLAESIGIASEIHLGSATDVYMPKK, from the coding sequence ATGGCCGAAACGCACAAAACCGATCTCCTCGTAATCGGCGGCGGTCCCGGCGGATATACAGCGGCCTTTCGCGCTGCAGATCTGGGTCTGCAAGTTACCCTTGTCAATGCCGACGACAACCTCGGTGGCACCTGTTTATTGCGCGGATGCATCCCATCCAAAGCCCTGCTCCACGTTGCCGAACTCATCACCGAAGCCAGTGAAGCCAGAACGTATGGCCTCACCTTTGGCGATCCCAAAATCGATCTGGACGCCCTGCGAGGTTGGAAAGACAACATCATCACCCGCCTCTCGACCGGTCTGTCTGGTCTGGTGCGCCAGCGCAAAGTCACCCACCTGACGGGCTACGCGCAATTTGAGAATTCGCAAAGCGCGTCTATATCAGGCGATGGGGATATCGACCGCGTAGAATTTGAACACGCCATCATCGCCACGGGATCACGCCCCATTGTCCTCCCAATTTTTGCGCTCGACACACCGCGCATTTTGGACTCGACAACAGCACTCGACCTCGACGAAATACCCAAAAGCCTCCTCGTCGTAGGCGGGGGCATCATCGGCCTCGAACTCGGCAGTGTTTACGCGGCATTGGGAAGCGCCGTCACAGTCGTCGAAATGACCGACACCCTCTTGCCCGGCACCGACCCCGACCTGGTCAAACCCCTCGAAACCCGATTGCGTCAGGCATTCAGCGCCATACACACCAGCACGCGCGTCACGCATATCGAAGAAGTCAACACCGGCATTGAAGTACACTGGGAAGGCGAAGAATCGAAAACATCCGAAATATTCGACCGCGTCCTCCTCTGCATTGGCCGACGCCCAAATACAGATAATATCGGCCTTGAAAACACGGACATTGTACCCAACGATCAGGGATTCATCGAAGTCGATTCACAAATGCGTACAAATGACCCCCGCCTCTTTGCAATCGGCGATGCTATTCCAGGTCCCGGCCTCGCTCACAAAGCCGCGCACGAAGGCAAAATCGCCGCCGAAGTTCTCGCCGGTGAACCCGCGTCTTTTGACGCACTAATACCCTCAGTTGTGTACACCGATCCCGAAATTGCATGGGTGGGCCTGACCGAAACCGACGCTCTCAAACAGGACCGCAAAGTCGATATCGTGCGCTTCCCCTGGGCTGCTCTGGGCAAAGCGCATGCCATTGGGCGCATCGAAGGCCAGACCAAGCTCATTGTCGATCCCTATACCCAACGCGTACTCGGCATGGGCATTGTGGGACCACATGCGGGCGACCTCATCGCCGAAGGCGTGCTCGCCATTGAAATGGCTGCCGTCGCCGAAGACATTGCCCACACCATTCATCCCCACCCCTCCCTCGCCGAATCCATCGGCATCGCCTCAGAAATCCACCTCGGCTCCGCGACCGACGTGTACATGCCCAAAAAGTAG
- a CDS encoding c-type cytochrome: MNRTLLIALILTISSLISLIVTASFAQIPDTYTNLKVLPKDIKKAQLMQYMKDFSKALGVRCHACHKGEEGQSLSTYDFASDENPRKDIARLMITMTQKINSEILKDFKEGQFTQITCQTCHRGQQVPDA; the protein is encoded by the coding sequence ATGAACCGCACGCTACTCATCGCGCTCATTCTCACAATCAGTTCCCTCATCTCTCTGATCGTCACCGCATCTTTCGCCCAAATTCCCGACACCTACACCAATTTAAAAGTCCTGCCCAAAGACATCAAAAAAGCGCAACTCATGCAATACATGAAAGATTTTAGCAAAGCCCTGGGCGTGCGCTGTCACGCTTGCCACAAAGGGGAAGAAGGCCAATCCCTATCCACTTACGACTTTGCCTCAGACGAAAACCCCCGCAAAGACATCGCGCGCCTCATGATCACCATGACGCAGAAAATCAATAGCGAAATCCTCAAAGACTTCAAAGAAGGACAATTCACCCAGATCACCTGCCAGACCTGTCATCGCGGACAACAAGTACCGGACGCCTGA
- a CDS encoding mismatch-specific DNA-glycosylase produces the protein MADYVLRDYLRVGLHLVFVGFNPSLKSAEIGHYYAGRGNQFWPFLYEAGLTDRLLEPREDATILDYNIGLTDIVKGRATRGIGDLTDGDYVSGFELLREKMQRYRPAVICFNGKSGYAKVMGGKRDYGLQDEMLEGAKLFLAPSTSGALPMPRVEKLRYYRELKSFVDNL, from the coding sequence ATGGCTGACTATGTGTTGCGGGATTATTTGCGCGTGGGACTGCATCTGGTGTTTGTGGGGTTTAATCCGAGCTTAAAGTCCGCGGAAATTGGTCATTATTACGCGGGGAGAGGCAACCAGTTTTGGCCGTTTTTATACGAGGCCGGGCTGACAGATCGATTGTTGGAGCCGCGGGAAGATGCGACTATTTTGGATTATAATATCGGGCTGACAGATATTGTGAAGGGGCGCGCGACGCGGGGGATTGGAGATCTGACGGATGGCGATTATGTGTCGGGTTTTGAATTGTTGCGAGAAAAAATGCAGAGGTATCGGCCCGCGGTGATTTGTTTTAATGGGAAGAGCGGATATGCAAAAGTGATGGGTGGGAAGCGAGATTACGGTTTGCAAGATGAGATGCTGGAAGGCGCGAAGCTGTTTCTCGCACCGTCAACGAGCGGTGCGCTGCCCATGCCGAGGGTTGAGAAGTTGCGGTATTATCGAGAGTTGAAGTCTTTTGTTGATAACTTGTGA